The Henckelia pumila isolate YLH828 chromosome 2, ASM3356847v2, whole genome shotgun sequence genome includes a window with the following:
- the LOC140877495 gene encoding uncharacterized protein: MGPKPLVGGESPEDAGNWLRRMKVCFREFRCTEEQRMETLDFLVEGRARKWWDSTSAPFIVARGVATWDEFRMAFHKLYFPSALRQMKTSELLGLRQGSMSIEEYQLKFFELLPYCPQISDSLEAKYNLFLQGLNPDIHDQVAVGDDMTYEGSGETRQSGKKKLQCDHCGRDHPTENCRAAAGACFICGSVDHFKRDCPKRSGQSGQASRMGSQGSQTQSEKNDDTQNDFDG, encoded by the exons atgggtccgAAGCCTTTAGTCGGAGGAGAGTCACCGGAGGATGCGGGAAACTGGCTACGACGTATGAAAGTTTGTTTCCGGGAGTTccgatgcactgaggagcagcggatggagactcttgatttTCTGGTCGAAGGACGAGCTCGGAAGTGGTGGGATTCTACTTCTGCGCCTTTTATTGTAGCCCGAGGAGTTGCTACCTGGGATGAGTTCCGCATGGCTTTTCATAAGCTATATTTTCCTTCTGCTCTCCGACAGATGAAGACAAGTGAGTTGCTGGGTTTGCGGCAGGGATCAATGTCGATTGAGGAGTATcagttgaagttctttgagttgttgCCTTATTGCCCCCAGATTTCCGATAGTTTAGAGgcaaagtataatctgttcctccaAGGCCTTAATCCAGATATTCATGACCAAGTTGCTgtgggagatgacatgacttacgagg GATCTGGTGAGACTCGTCAGTCGGGAAAGAAAAAGTTgcagtgtgatcattgtgggagaGATCATCCCACTGAGAATTGTAGAGCCGCTGCTGGAGCTTGTTTCATCTGTGGAAGTGTTGATCACTTCAAGAGAGATTGTCCCAAGCGTAGCGGACAGAGTGGACAAGCATCTAGGATGGGATCTCAG GGATCTCAGACGCAGTCAGAAAAGAATGATGACACTCAGAATGATTTTGACGGATGA